A genomic segment from Montipora foliosa isolate CH-2021 chromosome 9, ASM3666993v2, whole genome shotgun sequence encodes:
- the LOC137971731 gene encoding uncharacterized protein, with product MLVLLICDEEENKKKRGKTRKWIKRREEKGYFCNIVKELRTEDLSGYREMMRMNYNQFLTILLVLEPHISKKQVIGGHKTISAAERLTLTIRFLASGETFRSLCFQFRMGRATISSIVREVCQVIFKCFREKYLKSPTSITEEEWLQIAHRFEERWQFPNCIGAVDGKHIVLRPPPRSGSYFFNDKKSHSIVLMAVAGPEYQCLYADVGTNGRVSDGGVWNNCGLLNSLENSSLQLPNPRPLPFGKDKVPFVLLGDDAFGMREFLLKPYAQRGLTPDKRIFNYRQV from the coding sequence ATGCTTGTACTGCTTATTTGTGACGAAGAAGAGAACAAAAAGAAGAGAGGGAAAACAAGGAAATGGATCAAACGAAGGGAAGAGAAAGGTTACTTCTGTAACATTGTAAAGGAACTGAGGACAGAAGATCTCAGTGGCTATCGCGAAATGATGCGTATGAACTATAATCAGTTTCTGACGATCTTACTTGTCTTGGAACCTCACATCTCGAAAAAACAAGTCATTGGTGGCCATAAAACAATATCAGCAGCTGAAAGGCTGACATTAACAATAAGATTTCTGGCGAGTGGCGAGACTTTCCGATCCTTGTGTTTCCAGTTTCGTATGGGCAGAGCGACGATTTCCAGCATTGTTAGAGAAGTTTGCCAGGttattttcaagtgttttagGGAGAAGTACTTGAAATCTCCAACCTCAATTACTGAGGAAGAATGGCTACAAATTGCCCATCGTTTTGAAGAGAGATGGCAATTCCCTAATTGCATCGGTGCTGTAGATGGCAAGCATATTGTCCTGCGACCACCCCCTCGATCAGGATCATATTTCTTTAACGACAAGAAGTCACACTCTATTGTGCTTATGGCCGTAGCCGGTCCCGAATATCAATGCCTCTATGCTGATGTTGGCACAAACGGAAGAGTTTCTGATGGTGGTGTATGGAACAACTGTGGTCTGCTAAATTCCTTAGAAAATAGTTCTCTTCAACTTCCCAATCCACGTCCACTCCCTTTCGGCAAGGACAAAGTACCATTCGTCCTACTCGGAGATGATGCATTTGGTATGCGCGAATTTTTGTTAAAGCCATACGCCCAAAGAGGGTTAACACCTGACAAGCGAATTTTTAATTACAGGCAAGTATGA
- the LOC137971172 gene encoding tetratricopeptide repeat protein 28-like — MVDRKLDILERHMQELSIARKEGDREGEGLAYFNLGNYYHAVAHFNQAITKYTEALAIFKKVGFRAGEGRANGNLGYAYESLGNFKQAIEYHHQCLSIAKEVGDRTEEGRAYGSLGNAYQSLGNFKQAIEYHHQCLSIAKEVGDRAGEGRAYGSLGNAYRRLGNFKQAIEYHHQWLSIAKEVGDRAGEGGAYGNLGNTYQSLGNFKQAIEYHHQRLSIAKEVGDRAGEGRAYGNLGNAYDSLGNFKQAIEYHYQHLSIAKEVGNRAGEGNAYGNLGNAYRSLGNFKQAIEYHHQCLSIVKEVGDRVLEGGAYGNLGYAYHSLGNFKQAIEYHHQCLSIAKEVGDRAGEGGAYGNLGNAYQRLGNFKQAIEYHHQCLSIAKEVGDRAVEERVYGNLGNAYRSLGNFKQAIEYHHQCLSIAKEVGDRAGEGTTYGNLGQAYRSLGNFKQAIEYHHQRLSIAKEVGDRVGEGRAYGNLGNAYQRLGNFKQAIEYYHQHLSICKETEDPIGLAMTCYHIGRVHDFFGSLSKALNYYRLSIYYFDEVRRLLCSEDAWKISFRDTNGFAYTAVWTALLKNGEVDEALYAAEQGRAQALADILKMQYSVDEKPSMKVTISLVMKDLPSQTVFTALEGNTISFWFLRDDIGINFRQKKIENGSAKSLMKRTFEQINAGTVLRCENRSLERQRSDFLSSREGGEETFQSLSFSVHSFQPLYDVLVSPIADLIQGDDLVFVPDGHFCLAPFSAMSDSVRIRAIPSLTALKLITMAPDDFQSKNEALLVGDPCLSEVTYGTGEPMYGQLPCAIKEVDIIGELLQTVPLTGKNATKAEVLKRMKSVALIHIAAHGDDGSGEIALAPNPERTSQIPEEEDYMLSLSDVQAVRLQARLVVLSCCHSGQGEVKSEGIVGIARAFLCAGARSVLVSLWAIDDEATWMFMESFYQHLADRKSASTALHHAMKSLQETKNYSAIKYWAPFVLIGDDVTFEFGELEHEKNETMSKT, encoded by the exons ATGGTGGATAGAAAGTTGGACATTTTGGAGCGGCATATGCAAGAGCTTAGCATTGCAAGAAAGGAGGGAGACAGAGAAGGCGAGGGtttggcttatttcaatctTGGTAACTACTATCATGCTGTAGCTCACTTTAATCAGGCTATAACAAAATACACAGaagcattagccatttttaagaaagtggGTTttagggccggagaaggaagagccaaTGGCAATCTCGGCTACGCTTAtgaaagtcttggtaatttcaagcaagccatagagtaccaccatcaatgtcttagtattgcaaaagaggtaggggacaggaccgaagaaggaagagcttatggcagtctcggcaacgcttatcaaagtcttggtaatttcaagcaagccatagagtaccaccatcaatgtcttagtattgcaaaagaggtaggggacagggccggagaaggaagagcttatggcagtctcggcaacgcttatcgaaggcttggtaatttcaagcaagccatagagtaccaccatcaatggcttagtattgcgaaagaggtaggggacagggccggagaaggaggagcttatggcaatctcggcaacacttatcaaagtcttggtaatttcaagcaagccatagagtaccaccatcaacgtcttagtattgcaaaagaggtaggggacagggccggagaaggaagagcttatggcaatctcggcaatgcttatgacagtcttggtaatttcaagcaagccatagagtaccactatcaacatcttagtattgcaaaagaggtagggaacagggccggagaaggaaacgcttatggcaatctcggcaacgcttatagaagtcttggtaatttcaagcaagccatagagtaccaccatcaatgtcttagtattgTAAAAGAGGTAGGGGATAGGGTCTTAGAAGGaggagcttatggcaatctcggctacgcttatcacagtcttggtaatttcaagcaagccatagagtaccaccatcaatgtcttagtattgcgaaagaggtaggggacagggctggagaaggaggagcttatggcaatctcggcaacgcttatcaaaggcttggtaatttcaagcaagccatagagtaccaccatcaatgtcttagtattgcgaaagaggtaggggacagggctgtAGAAGAAAGAgtttatggcaatctcggcaacgcttatagaagtcttggtaatttcaagcaagccatagagtaccaccatcaatgtcttagtattgcaaaagaggtaggggacagggccggagaaggaaccacttatggcaatctcggccaagcttatcgaagtcttggtaatttcaagcaagccatagagtaccaccatcaacgtcttagtattgcgaaagaggtaggggacagggtcggagaaggaagagcttatggcaatctcggtaACGCTTATCAAAGgcttggtaattttaagcaagccatagagtactaccatcaacatcttagtatttgcaaggaaacagaGGACCCAATAGGGCTGGCAATGACATGTTATCATATTGGTCGGGTTCATGATTTTTTTGGCTCCTTGAGCAAAGCTCTTAATTATTATCGTCTAagcatttattattttgatgaagTTAGGCGTCTTCTTTGCTCAgaggatgcatggaaaataagctttcgtgacaCAAATGGGTTTGCATACACCGCCGTGTGGACAGCactcttgaagaatggagaggttgatgaaGCCTTAtatgctgctgagcaaggacgagcacaggctttagcagacattttaaagatgcaataCAGCGTTGATGAGAAACCTTCGATGAAGGTAACTATCTCTTTGGTTATGAAagatctaccttcacaaactgttttcacagcacttgaagGGAACACGATCAGCTTCTGGTTCCTAAGAGATGATATCGGgataaattttagacaaaagaaaatcgaaaatggaagTGCCAAGTCTCTGATGAAACGTACTTTTGAACAGATCAATGCAGGGACCGTTTTgcgatgcgagaatcgttcaCTTGAAAGACAACGCAGCGACTTCTTGAGCAGTAGGGAAGGTGGTGAAGAAACCTTTCAGTCCTTGAGCTTCTCTGTGCACTCTTTTCAGcccttgtatgatgtcttagtcAGTCCTATAGCAGACTTGATCCAGGGTGATGACTTGgtgtttgttcctgatggacacttttgcctggctcctttttctgcaatgagtgactctgtcaggatccgtgcaattccctcgctgactgctttaaaattgatcactaTGGCACCTGACGACTTCCAAAGTAAGAACGAAGCGCTGCTTGTAGGCGATCCGTGCTTGAGCGAAGTCACTTACGGCACTGGTGAACCCATGTATGGACAGCTGCCGTGTGCGATAAAAGAAGTGGATATAattggagaacttctgcagaccgtgcctcttacaggaaaaaatgcaaccaaagctgaggtgctgaaaagaatgaagtcagttgccttaatccacattgctgcacatggGGATGATGGatctggagaaattgctttggccccaaatcccgAGCGCACATCTCAGATCCCCgaagaggaagattacatgttatcgttgagcgatgttcaagcagttcgtcttcaggcaagactggttgtgcttagttgctgtcatagtggccagggagaggtaaaatctgagggcattgtgggaatagccagggctttcctgtgtgctggtgcccggtctgttctggtatcactctgggcaatcgatGACGAAGCGACCTGGATGTTCATGGAGAGTTTCtaccaacacttggcagatagaaaaagtgcaagtacagctcttcaccatgctatgaaatctcttcaggagacaaagaattattcggccataaaatactgggcgccatttgtgctaattggcgatgatgtcacctttgaaTTTGGGGAGCTCGAAcacgaaaagaatg aaaCGATGTCCAAAACGTGA